In Streptomyces chartreusis, the following proteins share a genomic window:
- a CDS encoding SMP-30/gluconolactonase/LRE family protein yields MSAGYEVAVLAEAELGEGPTWDARGGRLLWIDILGARIHTYDPVSGRRSVRTTPQHVGAVKPRAGGGLVLNLRDGVGLLDADDSFRWLHHEPVPGRRANDAAVAPDGSLWAGTMRYDGAPGGGSLSRITGDGSVDLVLDDVAVSNGTGWSPDGSLMYYIDSPTRRIDVFDHADGRVGDRRPFAEIEDGAGFPDGLTVDADGCVWVALWDGSAVRRYTPAGELDRVIELPVPRVTACAFAGPDLTDLYITTARVGLKSPLPLSGSLLVVPGAGKGLTQPAFAG; encoded by the coding sequence ATGAGCGCGGGCTACGAGGTCGCGGTCCTGGCGGAGGCCGAGCTCGGCGAGGGCCCGACCTGGGACGCGCGCGGCGGCCGGCTGCTCTGGATCGACATCCTCGGGGCGCGGATCCACACCTACGACCCCGTCTCCGGGCGGCGGAGCGTCCGTACGACCCCGCAGCACGTCGGCGCCGTCAAGCCCCGTGCCGGCGGTGGGCTCGTCCTCAACCTCCGTGACGGCGTCGGACTGCTCGACGCGGACGACAGCTTCCGCTGGCTGCACCACGAACCCGTCCCCGGCCGCCGTGCCAACGACGCCGCCGTCGCCCCCGACGGCTCCCTGTGGGCGGGCACCATGCGCTACGACGGGGCCCCCGGTGGCGGCAGCCTGTCCCGCATCACCGGTGACGGTTCGGTCGACCTCGTCCTCGACGACGTGGCGGTCAGCAACGGCACGGGCTGGAGCCCCGACGGCAGCCTCATGTACTACATCGACTCGCCCACGCGGCGTATCGACGTCTTCGACCACGCGGACGGGCGGGTCGGCGACCGGCGGCCGTTTGCCGAGATCGAGGACGGCGCCGGGTTCCCCGACGGGCTCACCGTGGATGCCGACGGCTGTGTGTGGGTGGCCCTGTGGGACGGCTCGGCGGTACGCCGCTACACACCGGCCGGCGAGCTGGACCGGGTCATCGAGCTCCCGGTGCCCCGGGTGACCGCGTGCGCGTTCGCCGGACCCGACCTGACCGACCTGTACATCACCACGGCCCGCGTCGGCCTGAAGTCCCCGCTCCCGCTGTCGGGCTCATTGCTCGTGGTCCCGGGCGCGGGGAAGGGGCTGACCCAGCCCGCCTTCGCCGGCTGA
- a CDS encoding IclR family transcriptional regulator → MGRLVPAVTRALDILELFLDGDGTLSAPDIVRKLQLPRTTVHELVTTLAARSYIVQVPGQPGRYRLGVRPYQLGSRYAEQLDLAAEGQQVARSVAETCDETVHVAILEGTDVIYIAKVDSTHAVRMVSAAGRRLPAHCTSVGKMLLASLPEPELSSRVPDGAELVAMTPNSITDPVALREALASIRQRGIAVESRESNPDVSCVAAPVRDRAGQVVAALSISVPMIRWSDERRAELEQLAAKGAAELSERLGHRSVA, encoded by the coding sequence GTGGGACGCCTCGTACCAGCCGTGACGCGGGCTCTGGACATTCTCGAGCTCTTCCTCGACGGGGACGGCACGCTCTCCGCCCCCGACATCGTGCGCAAGCTCCAGCTGCCGCGCACCACCGTGCACGAGCTCGTCACCACGCTCGCAGCCCGGTCGTACATCGTCCAGGTCCCCGGTCAGCCGGGACGGTACCGCCTGGGCGTACGGCCGTACCAGCTCGGGAGCCGATACGCCGAGCAGCTCGACCTCGCGGCCGAGGGCCAGCAGGTCGCGCGGTCCGTCGCCGAGACCTGCGACGAGACCGTGCACGTGGCGATCCTCGAGGGCACGGACGTCATCTACATCGCCAAGGTCGACTCCACGCACGCGGTGCGGATGGTGTCCGCCGCCGGCCGCAGGCTCCCCGCGCACTGCACGTCCGTCGGCAAGATGCTGCTGGCCTCCCTTCCCGAGCCGGAGCTCAGCTCCCGGGTCCCCGACGGGGCCGAGCTCGTCGCGATGACTCCGAACAGCATCACCGACCCGGTCGCCCTGCGCGAGGCCCTCGCCTCGATCCGGCAGCGGGGGATCGCCGTGGAGAGCCGGGAGTCCAACCCGGACGTCTCGTGTGTGGCCGCACCCGTGCGGGACCGTGCCGGGCAGGTCGTCGCCGCCCTCTCCATCTCCGTCCCCATGATCCGCTGGAGCGACGAGCGCCGTGCGGAGCTGGAGCAGCTCGCCGCCAAGGGCGCCGCCGAGCTGTCGGAGCGCCTCGGACACCGGAGCGTGGCATGA
- a CDS encoding TerD family protein has product MIKGSNVALTALSEDVGTVIVSLGWVSPTGEGDADVSVLLLDAGGKVRSDGDFYFYNNPVAADGSVQLLGKTPTEDGNEDRICFDLTAVPPQVERIVVAASRYGGARFGELENVRVRLADAAGESLLRFTIADADAVSAIIFGELYRRGEEWKFRAVGQGYDSGLAGLATDFGVDIEDDAAEAEAEAASAVEAEAASEVEAGSAVEAVEAVDPVGGNGQPETVAPATAAATLEAVPAPRRPDVAEGEPARRTAAARPRTAKKKVTLPSAPPKSLAENDSWRPARLFPVSALKSDRDREMRATSVLLSVMAQVPRFGRRLTAAFGAPSGRMETFTEVSLPHGDTPRRPDGVIRIERAGKLWTALVETKTNGNALKADQVQAYMDIAARRGYEAVITVSNDVALEGSPLVDVKVDRRRKHKVAIWHLSWAEVAHQAQLLIQHEGVGNAARTWLLQELLHYLQHENSGCHGFQNMGSAWVPVRNGISDETLCQGDPRALEVVENWERLIRQVCLRLGGDLGLKVLPAQRARRGADPGARRIQQADQLCHEGRLQAELRVEQAPGLLTIGADLRTGKLRTSVEIPAPEQGYPLTWAKRLVRRLAEAPADLHVETLVEGAAGGPRGTLERLRPEPADLLPKGATQITGFRLSLFKGMGSTRGNAESGFIRSVDDAVHRFYTSVVVHLDRPAPRRAAVKETAGAG; this is encoded by the coding sequence ATGATCAAGGGCTCGAACGTGGCGCTGACGGCCCTGAGCGAAGACGTCGGCACGGTGATCGTCAGCCTGGGCTGGGTCAGCCCGACCGGTGAGGGCGACGCCGACGTGTCCGTCCTGCTGCTGGACGCGGGCGGCAAGGTCCGCAGCGACGGCGACTTCTACTTCTACAACAACCCCGTGGCCGCCGACGGCAGCGTGCAGCTGCTGGGGAAGACACCGACGGAGGACGGCAACGAGGACCGCATCTGCTTCGACCTCACGGCGGTGCCGCCACAGGTCGAGCGGATCGTCGTGGCCGCGAGCCGGTACGGCGGAGCCCGCTTCGGCGAGCTGGAGAACGTGCGGGTGAGGCTCGCCGACGCGGCCGGCGAGAGCCTCCTGCGGTTCACCATCGCCGACGCCGACGCGGTGAGCGCGATCATCTTCGGGGAGCTGTACCGGCGCGGGGAGGAATGGAAGTTCCGCGCCGTCGGACAGGGCTACGACAGCGGCCTGGCCGGTCTCGCCACGGACTTCGGTGTCGATATCGAGGACGACGCCGCGGAGGCGGAGGCGGAGGCCGCATCCGCCGTGGAGGCGGAAGCCGCGTCCGAGGTGGAGGCCGGGTCCGCGGTGGAGGCGGTCGAAGCGGTCGACCCGGTCGGCGGCAACGGGCAGCCGGAAACCGTGGCCCCGGCCACGGCGGCAGCGACCCTGGAGGCGGTTCCGGCCCCTCGTCGGCCGGACGTCGCCGAGGGGGAGCCGGCGAGGCGGACGGCGGCTGCGCGCCCGCGTACGGCGAAGAAGAAGGTCACGCTGCCCAGCGCACCTCCGAAGTCGCTGGCCGAGAACGACTCCTGGAGGCCGGCCCGGCTGTTTCCCGTCTCTGCGCTCAAGAGCGACCGGGACAGGGAGATGCGCGCCACCTCGGTGCTGTTGTCGGTCATGGCCCAGGTACCGCGGTTCGGCAGACGGCTCACCGCCGCGTTCGGGGCGCCGTCCGGCCGCATGGAGACGTTCACCGAGGTCTCCCTCCCCCACGGCGACACCCCGCGACGTCCCGACGGAGTCATCCGTATCGAGCGGGCCGGCAAGCTGTGGACGGCGCTCGTCGAGACCAAGACCAACGGCAACGCCCTCAAGGCCGACCAGGTGCAGGCCTACATGGACATCGCCGCCCGGCGCGGCTACGAGGCCGTGATCACGGTGTCAAACGATGTGGCGCTGGAGGGCAGCCCGCTGGTCGACGTCAAGGTCGACCGGCGGCGCAAGCACAAGGTGGCGATCTGGCACCTGTCGTGGGCCGAAGTGGCCCATCAGGCACAGCTGTTGATCCAGCACGAGGGAGTCGGCAACGCGGCGCGGACCTGGCTGCTCCAGGAGCTGCTGCACTATCTCCAGCACGAGAACTCCGGCTGCCACGGTTTCCAGAACATGGGCTCGGCGTGGGTGCCGGTGCGCAACGGCATCAGCGACGAAACCCTGTGCCAGGGCGATCCGCGCGCCCTGGAAGTGGTCGAGAACTGGGAGCGCCTCATCCGGCAGGTGTGCCTCAGGCTCGGCGGCGACCTCGGACTGAAGGTGCTGCCCGCACAGCGCGCCAGGCGTGGCGCCGATCCCGGAGCGCGCCGGATCCAGCAGGCCGACCAGCTCTGTCACGAAGGCCGGCTCCAGGCGGAGCTTCGAGTCGAACAGGCCCCGGGGCTGCTCACGATCGGCGCCGATCTGCGCACCGGCAAGCTGCGTACGTCGGTCGAGATCCCCGCACCCGAGCAGGGCTACCCCCTGACCTGGGCCAAGCGTCTGGTCCGCCGCCTCGCCGAGGCACCGGCCGACCTGCACGTCGAAACCCTCGTGGAAGGAGCGGCGGGCGGCCCTCGGGGCACTCTGGAGCGGCTGCGCCCGGAACCGGCGGACCTGTTGCCGAAGGGCGCGACCCAGATCACCGGCTTCCGCCTCTCCCTCTTCAAGGGCATGGGCAGCACCCGAGGCAACGCCGAGTCCGGGTTCATCCGCAGCGTGGACGACGCGGTGCACCGCTTCTACACGTCGGTCGTGGTGCACCTGGACCGCCCCGCACCGCGCCGGGCGGCGGTGAAGGAGACCGCCGGCGCGGGGTGA